One genomic segment of Panicum virgatum strain AP13 chromosome 2N, P.virgatum_v5, whole genome shotgun sequence includes these proteins:
- the LOC120660832 gene encoding uncharacterized protein LOC120660832 isoform X2: MAAVAAPLPFLTTAASTATLTARPPLACLRTLRSTPTCCSCVGRDAPRPAPALAVAPRCGGACRAPSLLPHRVAASPSTAAAAEGMSDPELRLVLELATDEELMEFEEILYGTSYFSPLLKSIARRPNSDSAVVLDDIEERDLFISKLESRFLYLAADARSIIRGWRPSYRDVLLGVRKKLGVQCSSKLSTADLEAEIFLYLVDEYSSHRKDPKQKSPNEISDLGVNKWKVLTDTAWRIGAKGLESTFLKGGSALTVKTIYESLASKLSGKLLMEAANYEIKKELVKQGGRLAAVNLESRAGLLAARQGLARAASRYVGLRSVMTFIGPIMWGTLLADIVIQMLGTDYARIVQAIYAFAQIRLTRTSYIEPHEE, from the exons ATGGCCGCCGTAGCAGCACCCCTCCCGTTCCTCACCACTgccgccagcaccgccaccctcacCGCCAGGCCCCCACTTGCCTGCTTACGCACACTGCGGTCCACCCCAACCTGCTGTTCCTGCGTCGGCCGCGACGCTCCCCGCCCCGCTCCTGCTCTCGCGGTCGCTCCTCGCTGCGGTGGTGCTTGCAGGGCTCCATCTCTTCTCCCTCACCGCGTGGCAGCCTCGCCCtcaacggcggcagcggcggaag GCATGTCTGACCCGGAGCTGAGGCTGGTGCTCGAGCTCGCCACTGACGAGGAGCTGATGGAGTTCGAGGAGATTCTCTACGGCACCAG CTATTTTAGTCCATTGTTGAAATCAATTGCGAGAAGACCGAACTCAGATTCTGCTGTTGTTTTGGATGATATCGAGGAGAGAGatctttttatctcaaaattagaGTCGAGGTTCCTGTATCTTGCTGCAGATGCCCGCTCCATTATAAG GGGGTGGAGGCCATCTTACAGAGATGTCTTGCTTGGAGTAAGGAAAAAACTTGGTGTTCAGTGCTCTAGCAAATTGTCTACTGCAGACCTTGAGGCAGAAATATTTCTTTACCTTGTGgatgaatattcaag CCATCGGAAAGACCCTAAACAAAAATCTCCAAACGAAATCTCTGACCTTGGAGTAAACAAGTGGAAGGTGCTTACTGATACGGCTTGGAGGATTGGAGCAAAGGGACTGGAAAGTACCTTTTTAAAG GGTGGCAGTGCGTTGACTGTGAAAACAATATATGAATCG TTAGCCAGTAAACTATCTGGAAAGCTGCTGATGGAGGCTGCAAATTATGAGATAAAGAAAGAACTTGTTAAGCAG GGTGGGCGGTTGGCAGCTGTTAACCTGGAGTCTAGAGCTGGCTTGCTTGCAGCTAGGCAG GGTTTGGCTCGCGCAGCATCAAGATATGTTGGACTTAGGAGTGTCATGACATTTATTGGACCGAT AATGTGGGGGACTCTCTTGGCTGATATTGTGATTCAAATGCTGGGAACGGATTATGCTAGGATAGTGCAGGCAATCTATGCATTTGCTCAG ATTCGTCTGACTCGGACAAGTTACATAGAACCTCATGAAGAATGA
- the LOC120660832 gene encoding uncharacterized protein LOC120660832 isoform X1: MAAVAAPLPFLTTAASTATLTARPPLACLRTLRSTPTCCSCVGRDAPRPAPALAVAPRCGGACRAPSLLPHRVAASPSTAAAAEGMSDPELRLVLELATDEELMEFEEILYGTSYFSPLLKSIARRPNSDSAVVLDDIEERDLFISKLESRFLYLAADARSIIRGWRPSYRDVLLGVRKKLGVQCSSKLSTADLEAEIFLYLVDEYSSHRKDPKQKSPNEISDLGVNKWKVLTDTAWRIGAKGLESTFLKGGSALTVKTIYESLASKLSGKLLMEAANYEIKKELVKQASSEVFRFQGGRLAAVNLESRAGLLAARQGLARAASRYVGLRSVMTFIGPIMWGTLLADIVIQMLGTDYARIVQAIYAFAQIRLTRTSYIEPHEE; encoded by the exons ATGGCCGCCGTAGCAGCACCCCTCCCGTTCCTCACCACTgccgccagcaccgccaccctcacCGCCAGGCCCCCACTTGCCTGCTTACGCACACTGCGGTCCACCCCAACCTGCTGTTCCTGCGTCGGCCGCGACGCTCCCCGCCCCGCTCCTGCTCTCGCGGTCGCTCCTCGCTGCGGTGGTGCTTGCAGGGCTCCATCTCTTCTCCCTCACCGCGTGGCAGCCTCGCCCtcaacggcggcagcggcggaag GCATGTCTGACCCGGAGCTGAGGCTGGTGCTCGAGCTCGCCACTGACGAGGAGCTGATGGAGTTCGAGGAGATTCTCTACGGCACCAG CTATTTTAGTCCATTGTTGAAATCAATTGCGAGAAGACCGAACTCAGATTCTGCTGTTGTTTTGGATGATATCGAGGAGAGAGatctttttatctcaaaattagaGTCGAGGTTCCTGTATCTTGCTGCAGATGCCCGCTCCATTATAAG GGGGTGGAGGCCATCTTACAGAGATGTCTTGCTTGGAGTAAGGAAAAAACTTGGTGTTCAGTGCTCTAGCAAATTGTCTACTGCAGACCTTGAGGCAGAAATATTTCTTTACCTTGTGgatgaatattcaag CCATCGGAAAGACCCTAAACAAAAATCTCCAAACGAAATCTCTGACCTTGGAGTAAACAAGTGGAAGGTGCTTACTGATACGGCTTGGAGGATTGGAGCAAAGGGACTGGAAAGTACCTTTTTAAAG GGTGGCAGTGCGTTGACTGTGAAAACAATATATGAATCG TTAGCCAGTAAACTATCTGGAAAGCTGCTGATGGAGGCTGCAAATTATGAGATAAAGAAAGAACTTGTTAAGCAG GCAAGTAGTGAAGTTTTCCGTTTCCAGGGTGGGCGGTTGGCAGCTGTTAACCTGGAGTCTAGAGCTGGCTTGCTTGCAGCTAGGCAG GGTTTGGCTCGCGCAGCATCAAGATATGTTGGACTTAGGAGTGTCATGACATTTATTGGACCGAT AATGTGGGGGACTCTCTTGGCTGATATTGTGATTCAAATGCTGGGAACGGATTATGCTAGGATAGTGCAGGCAATCTATGCATTTGCTCAG ATTCGTCTGACTCGGACAAGTTACATAGAACCTCATGAAGAATGA
- the LOC120658866 gene encoding PHD finger protein PERSISTENT TAPETAL CELL 1-like, which translates to MAAKDGTMAISLGSSRRRKRGEMLFRFESFCQPGYPAALPGGGAFRDNVRALLGLAHLEAGAQGETRCWSFQLELHRHPPTVVRLFVVEEEVGASPQRQCHLCRHVGWGRHLICTRRFHFVLPKRELSVEADGLNYGINHGPEKPSKGTATSRGHLLHGVVHLNGFGHLVALHGFEGGSDFIAGHQIMDLWDRICAALNVRMVSLVDTARKGHMELRLLHGVAYGDTWFGRWGYRFGRPSYGVALPSYQQSLHALQSVPLCVLVPHLSCFSQDLPVVVTKYQAISGHKLLNLGDLLRFMLELRTRLPATAVTAMDYRGIMSEASCRWSAKRVDMAARAVVDALRRTDPPARWVTRQEVRDAARAYIGDTGLLDFVLKSLGNHIVGNYVVRRAMNPVTKVLEYCLEDVSSVLPAAGGVPSGGGAKVRVRFQLTRAQLMRDLTHLYRHVLKEPSQALTTGAFGAIPVAVRMVLDTKHFVKDYHEGFAPISSNSVGVGHAHINLCCTLLVRDGSPELVAPYETVTLPAHATVGELKREAQRVFREMYLGLRTFTAESVVGLGASQDACPVLGLVDVGSAVVVDGAVGEQQQEPGADERVMAVSEGGGDGERVVDCACGADDDDGERMACCDICEAWQHTRCAGIKDADDAPHVFVCSRCDNDVLSFPPLA; encoded by the exons ATGGCCGCCAAGGACGGGACGATGGCGATCAGCCtggggagctcgcggcggcggaagcgcggCGAGATGCTGTTCCGGTTCGAGTCCTTCTGCCAGCCCGGGTACCCGGCGGCGCTGCCCGGCGGGGGCGCCTTCAGGGACAACGTCAGGGCGCTGCTCGGGCTCGCGCACCTGGAGGCCGGCGCGCAGGGCGAGACCAGGTGCTGGTCGTTCCAGCTCGAGCTGCACCGCCACCCGCCCACCGTCGTCAGGCTCTTCGTCGTCGAGGAGGAGGTCGGCGCGTCGCCGCAGCGCCAGTGCCACCTCTGCCGTCACGTCG GCTGGGGGCGGCATCTGATCTGCACCAGGAGGTTCCACTTCGTGTTGCCCAAGAGGGAACTGTCGGTGGAGGCTGACGGCCTGAACTACGGCATCAACCACGGCCCGGAGAAACCGTCGAAAGGGACGGCGACCTCCAGGGGCCACCTGCTGCACGGCGTCGTGCACCTCAACGGCTTCGGCCACCTCGTCGCCCTCCACGGCTTCGAGGGCGGCTCCGACTTCATCGCCGGCCACCAGATCATGGACCTCTGGGACCGCATCTGCGCGGCCCTCAACGTCAG GATGGTGAGCCTCGTCGACACGGCGAGGAAGGGGCACATGGAGCTGCGGCTGCTGCACGGCGTGGCGTACGGCGACACGTGGTTCGGGCGGTGGGGCTACAGGTTCGGCCGGCCGAGCTACGGCGTCGCGCTGCCGTCGTACCAGCAGTCGCTGCACGCGCTGCAGTCCGTGCCGCTCTGCGTGCTCGTGCCGCACCTCTCGTGCTTCAGCCAGGACCTCCCCGTGGTGGTCACCAAGTACCAGGCCATCAGCGGCCACAAGCTGCTCAACCTCGGCGACCTCCTCCGCTTCATGCTCGAGCTGCGGACGCGCCTCCCGGCGACCGCCGTCACCGCCATGGACTACCGCGGCATCATGTCGGAGGCCTCGTGCCGGTGGTCGGCCAAGCGCGTGGACATGGCGGCGCGGGCCGTCGTGGacgcgctccgccgcaccgaTCCGCCCGCGCGGTGGGTCACGCGGCAGGAGGTGCGCGACGCGGCGCGCGCCTACATCGGCGACACGGGGCTCCTCGACTTCGTGCTCAAGTCCCTCGGCAACCACATCGTCGGCAACTACGTCGTGCGCCGCGCCATGAACCCCGTCACCAAGGTGCTCGAGTACTGCCTGGAGGACGTGTCCAGCGTGCTCCCGGCGGCCGGAGGCgtgcccagcggcggcggcgccaaggtGCGGGTGCGGTTCCAGCTCACCCGGGCGCAGCTCATGCGGGACCTCACGCACCTCTACCGCCACGTGCTCAAGGAGCCCAGCCAGGCGCTCACCACCGGCGCGTTCGGCGCCATCCCCGTGGCCGTACGGATGGTCCTGGACACCAAGCACTTCGTCAAAGACTACCACGAAGGTTTCGCTCCGATCAGCAGCAACAGTGTTGGCGTCGGGCACGCCCACATCAACCTGTGCTGCACGCTGCTCGTGAGGGACGGGAGCCCGGAGCTAGTGGCGCCGTACGAGACGGTGACCTTGCCGGCGCACGCGACGGTGGGCGAGCTCAAGCGGGAGGCGCAGAGGGTGTTCAGGGAGATGTACCTGGGCCTGAGGACCTTCACGGCCGAGTCCGTCGTCGGGCTCGGCGCCAGCCAGGACGCTTGCCCGGTGCTCGGGCTGGTCGACGTGGGGAGCGCCGTGGTGGTCGACGGGGCAgtcggcgagcagcagcaggagccggGCGCGGACGAGCGCGTGATGGCCGTGAGCGAggggggcggcgacggcgagagggTCGTGGACTGCGCGTGCggcgcggacgacgacgacggcgagcgcatGGCGTGCTGCGACATCTGCGAGGCGTGGCAGCACACGCGGTGCGCGGGGATCAAGGACGCCGACGACGCCCCGCACGTCTTCGTGTGCAGCCGCTGCGACAACGACGTGCTGTCGTTCCCTCCTCTAGCTTGA